One Stigmatopora argus isolate UIUO_Sarg chromosome 20, RoL_Sarg_1.0, whole genome shotgun sequence genomic region harbors:
- the LOC144066105 gene encoding uncharacterized protein LOC144066105 — MASPSEFTCGKRAAKFHEENSTFCKIIHAKVVLHRLEGFREYLGPDGKESVGLKKELELPQIKEEEPEFPQQQMRYELLPIKKEEDDVTWSFDEFLKREEDLGVTSRGAALAHTLTLPQIKEEEPEFPQQQMRDERLPIKKEEDDVTWSLGENLKREEDLGVTSRGAEPAHTLKLPQIKEEEPEFPQQQIKKEEDDVTASTGEPFKSEDDLGVAGRGAETPNGSSAEGQADNLIAPLSDTEDLLYDNEGLKDGKLWKCSQCGKTFGKKSTLKTHMRSHTGEKPLSCTVCGETFTHKRNLNIHARTHTGEKQFSCSVCGKRFKEKKTLKRHTRTHTGEKPFSCSVCGQRFTRKGNLNSHARIHTGDKPFSCSVCCKAFSHQARLNNHARIHTGEKPFSCSVCGKAFSRNQSLKIHIRTHTGEKPFSCSVCGQRFTQKGDLNSHARIHTGENTFSCSVCGQRFTQKGSLKKHTRTHTGEKPFSCSVCGQRFTQKGHLNSHARIHTGENLFSCSVCGKRFTEKGSLKKHTRTHTGEKPVSCSVCGKAFSHKQVLRIHTRTHTGEKPFSCSVCGKAFSQKECLITHTRTHTGEKPFSCSVCGKTFTSKRNLTIHARTHTG, encoded by the exons atggcgtctccatcagaatttacgtgtgggaaaagagcagcaaaattccacgaggaaaactcgacattttgcaaaataatccatgcaaaagttgtccttcacagactagaag gtttcagagaatatcttggtcctgatgggaaagagtctgttggccttaaaaaggaacttgagctcccccaaattaaagaggaggagccagagttccctcaacaacaaatgagatacgagctacttccaatcaagaaggaggaagatgatgtcacctggtcatttgatgaattcctgaaaagggaagaggatctgggcgtgaccagcagaggggcggcgcttgcacacaccttaacattaccccaaattaaagaggaggagccagagttccctcaacaacaaatgagagacgagcgacttccaatcaagaaggaggaagatgatgtcacctggtcacttggtgaaaacctgaagagggaagaggatctgggcgtgaccagcagaggggcggagcctgcacacaccttaaagttaccccaaattaaagaggaggagccagagttccctcaacagcaaatcaaaaaggaggaagatgatgtcaccgcgtcaactggtgagcctttcaagagtgaagatgatctgggcgtggccggcagaggggcggagactccgaacggcagctcagcagaagggcaagcagacaatttaattgctccgttatcagataccgaagacttgctttatgacaatgaaggtcttaaggacggcaaactctggaaatgctctcagtgtggaaaaacctttgggaaaaagtctactttgaaaacacatatgaggagccacactggggagaaacccttatcatgtacagtttgtggtgaaacatttacacacaagagaaacttaaatattcatgcaagaacacacactggtgaaaaacaattttcgtgttcagtttgtggtaaacgatttaaagagaagaaaaccttaaaaaggcacacaagaacccacactggtgaaaaaccattttcgtgttcagtttgtggtcaaagattcacacggaagggaaacttaaatagtcatgcaagaatacacacaggtgacaaaccattttcgtgttcagtttgctgtaaagccttttctcatcagGCACgcttaaataatcatgcaagaatccacactggtgaaaaaccattttcgtgttcagtttgcggtaaagccttttctcgaaatcaatccttaaaaatccacataagaacccacactggtgaaaaaccattttcgtgttcagtttgtggtcaaagattcacacagaagggagacttaaatagtcatgcaagaatacacacaggtgaaaatacattttcgtgttcagtttgtggtcaaagatttacacagaagggatccttaaaaaagcacacaagaacccacactggtgaaaaaccattttcgtgttcagtttgtggtcaaagattcacacagaagggacacttaaatagtcatgcaagaatacacacaggtgaaaatttattttcgtgttcagtttgtggtaaaagatttacagagaagggatccttaaaaaagcacacaagaacccacactggtgaaaaaccagtttcgtgttcagtttgtggtaaagccttttctcataagcaagttttacgaatacacacaagaacccacactggtgaaaaaccattttcgtgttcagtttgtggtaaagccttttctcaaaaggaaTGCTTAataacgcacacaagaacccacactggtgaaaaaccattttcgtgttcagtttgtggtaaaacatttacaagcaAGAGAAACTtaactattcatgcaagaacacacacaggttaa
- the LOC144066106 gene encoding uncharacterized protein LOC144066106: protein MSLVAVAYSIIIVTTPVTVIQIQQVEDNQLICSSEGIFPRPQIRWFSRPALAPAPDSISNVLQQAETKLFSINSSLRLMGDGEYICEVSASNSSRRTTWRKTTLNISDTSKRIECALVINESDLAWTFNTSKVIASRPAGQKYVVADAWEKYVKDLSEDGSLHLRDLTPDQSGEYTCARSNAMQMRVNVVFLRVTEHGYPKERDIVLGVLGER from the exons ATGAGCCTCGTAGCAGTAGCATATAGCATCATCATTGTCACAA CTCCAGTCACCGTGATCCAGATCCAACAAGTTGAAGACAACCAACTGATCTGCAGCTCAGAGGGAATCTTCCCTCGACCCCAAATCCGCTGGTTCTCCAGGCCTGCGTTGGCGCCAGCTCCGGACAGCATCTCCAACGTCCTCCAGCAGGCGGAGACAAAACTTTTCAGCATCAACAGCTCGCTCCGCCTGATGGGCGACGGCGAATACATCTGCGAAGTCAGCGCCTCCAACAGCAGCCGAAGAACCACGTGGAGGAAGACAA CTTTGAACATCTCCGACACGTCGAAGAGGATCGAGTGCGCGCTGGTGATCAACGAAAGCGACCTCGCGTGGACCTTCAACACCAGCAAGGTTATCGCCAGCAGGCCCGCCGGGCAGAAATATGTCGTGGCGGACGCCTGGGAGAAGTACGTGAAGGACTTGTCGGAGGACGGGAGCCTCCACCTGCGAGACCTGACGCCCGACCAAAGCGGAGAGTACACTTGCGCTCGGAGCAACGCCATGCAAATGCGTGTGAATGTGGTTTTCTTGCGAGTGACGGAGCACG GGTATCCCAAAGAGCGGGACATCGTTTTAGGGGTGCTGGGGGAGCGGTAG